The Chryseobacterium geocarposphaerae genome window below encodes:
- a CDS encoding helix-turn-helix domain-containing protein: protein MTYTITDRLKKTGFSMNPLSYVIERNGGKRDFNTLEYFNIWFIFDDLEMIIEGQSYEVKGISTVFIGPHKSMVFGECKGKEAYAFSFSSIFYEQCSTDSVFLNSALFFNYGRDVFISHYTGDVPKDIMRYFLITRLQEFQKKDERLFVSAAHNTVETIILDALLATNQEEIEKDEKLEYVSYVNRFRVMLQRDFKTQKKVSYYANALHITTRKLTSMTEFIAGKSAKEMIIDKLVSEFEKSVKYTTLTISEISYQLGFSDEANFTNFIKKHTGKKPTEFRSLVSCVFPFSI from the coding sequence ATGACGTATACAATTACAGACAGATTAAAAAAAACAGGGTTCAGCATGAATCCGTTAAGTTATGTTATAGAAAGAAATGGAGGCAAAAGAGATTTCAATACCTTAGAGTATTTTAATATCTGGTTTATATTTGATGATCTTGAAATGATCATAGAAGGACAAAGTTATGAAGTAAAAGGAATTAGTACTGTTTTTATTGGACCACATAAAAGTATGGTTTTTGGAGAATGCAAAGGGAAAGAGGCCTATGCTTTTTCTTTTTCATCTATTTTTTATGAGCAGTGTTCAACCGATTCGGTTTTTTTAAATTCTGCCTTATTTTTTAATTATGGAAGAGATGTCTTTATTTCTCATTACACAGGCGATGTTCCTAAAGATATCATGAGGTATTTTCTGATCACCAGACTTCAGGAGTTTCAGAAAAAAGATGAAAGACTTTTTGTTTCGGCAGCACACAATACCGTGGAAACTATAATACTTGACGCATTGTTGGCAACCAATCAAGAAGAGATCGAAAAAGATGAAAAGCTGGAATATGTGTCTTATGTTAACAGATTTAGGGTCATGCTTCAAAGAGATTTTAAAACGCAGAAAAAAGTTTCATACTATGCCAATGCTCTTCATATTACTACAAGAAAGCTTACCAGTATGACTGAGTTTATAGCTGGGAAGTCTGCCAAAGAAATGATTATCGATAAACTGGTCAGCGAATTTGAGAAATCTGTAAAATATACAACACTTACGATTTCTGAAATATCTTACCAGTTAGGATTTTCGGATGAAGCCAACTTTACAAACTTCATTAAAAAACATACGGGGAAAAAACCTACGGAATTCCGAAGCCTTGTCAGCTGTGTTTTTCCATTCTCCATTTGA
- a CDS encoding malate dehydrogenase, protein MKVTVVGAGAVGASCAEYIAMKNFCSEVVLVDIKEGFAEGKAMDLMQTASLNGFDTKITGTTGDYSKTAGSHVAVITSGIPRKPGMTREELIGINAGIVKEVTENLVKHSPEVIIIVVSNPMDTMAYLVHKTSGLPKNRIIGMGGALDSARFKYRLAEALESPISDVDGMVIAAHSDTGMLPLLSKATRNGVPVTEFLDEEKQKYVIEETKVGGATLTKLLGTSAWYAPGAAVSVMVQAIACDQKKMIPCSLMLEGEYGQNDICLGVPAIIGANGVEKIVNITLTAEEQLKFAEAAQAVRDVNGDLKF, encoded by the coding sequence ATGAAAGTAACTGTAGTAGGAGCAGGAGCTGTAGGAGCTAGCTGTGCAGAATACATCGCTATGAAAAACTTCTGTTCGGAAGTAGTTTTAGTAGATATTAAAGAAGGATTTGCTGAAGGAAAAGCAATGGATTTGATGCAGACAGCATCGTTGAACGGATTTGATACAAAAATTACCGGAACAACAGGTGATTACAGCAAAACTGCAGGTTCTCATGTAGCGGTTATTACTTCAGGTATTCCAAGAAAACCTGGAATGACAAGAGAAGAGTTAATCGGTATTAATGCGGGAATCGTAAAAGAAGTTACTGAAAATTTAGTAAAACATTCTCCTGAGGTAATTATTATCGTGGTTTCTAACCCAATGGATACAATGGCTTATCTTGTACACAAAACTTCTGGACTTCCTAAGAACAGAATCATCGGAATGGGAGGTGCACTAGATTCTGCAAGATTCAAATACAGATTGGCAGAAGCGTTGGAAAGCCCTATTTCTGATGTTGATGGAATGGTAATTGCGGCTCACAGTGATACAGGTATGCTTCCTTTATTGAGTAAAGCAACCAGAAATGGTGTTCCTGTAACAGAATTCTTAGACGAAGAAAAACAAAAATATGTAATTGAGGAAACTAAAGTAGGAGGAGCAACTCTTACGAAATTATTAGGAACTTCAGCTTGGTATGCTCCGGGTGCTGCAGTTTCTGTAATGGTTCAGGCAATTGCATGTGATCAGAAGAAAATGATTCCTTGCTCATTGATGTTAGAGGGTGAATACGGGCAAAACGATATCTGTTTAGGTGTTCCTGCAATTATCGGAGCAAATGGTGTGGAAAAAATCGTAAATATTACCCTTACTGCAGAAGAGCAATTGAAATTTGCAGAAGCAGCTCAGGCGGTAAGAGATGTAAATGGTGATTTGAAGTTTTAA
- a CDS encoding linear amide C-N hydrolase: MRKFPLILFSLILSIGLWNPSEACTRVVYKGPENTIITARSMDWRDEIPANLWILPKGIARTGEVGSLSEKWTSKYGSVVSTSWDIASSDGMNEKGLVANLLWLGESEYPKFDPKGRKKGIAISLWAQYFLDNFATVKEAVEQARKEKFVIVSDYIPGTERFTTVHLSLSDASGDNAVFEYLGGKLIIHHSPEYTVMTNSPVFDEQLALNNYWKGIPGTVMLPGTNRAADRFVRASYYINAIPQTADPRTAVASVFSVIRNCSVPYGITTENEPNISSTRWRSVSDQKNLVYYFETVFTPNTFWVNLKEFDLTEKGKVMKLDLSNFQTYNGKANSNFKESTPFKFLGLN; encoded by the coding sequence ATGAGAAAATTTCCCTTAATTCTCTTTTCATTAATTCTTTCAATAGGATTGTGGAATCCTTCTGAAGCATGTACAAGAGTTGTATACAAAGGTCCTGAAAACACTATTATTACAGCCCGTTCTATGGACTGGCGTGATGAAATTCCCGCCAATTTATGGATTCTTCCAAAAGGAATTGCAAGAACAGGAGAAGTAGGATCCCTTTCTGAAAAATGGACCTCCAAATACGGAAGCGTGGTCAGTACTTCCTGGGATATTGCTTCTTCAGACGGAATGAACGAAAAAGGACTGGTCGCCAATCTTTTATGGCTCGGAGAATCAGAATATCCGAAATTCGATCCTAAAGGCCGGAAAAAAGGCATTGCCATTTCATTATGGGCACAATATTTTCTTGATAATTTTGCTACTGTAAAAGAAGCCGTGGAACAGGCCAGAAAAGAAAAATTTGTTATCGTAAGTGACTATATTCCAGGAACCGAAAGATTCACAACCGTACATCTTTCTCTTTCCGATGCTTCAGGAGACAATGCTGTTTTTGAATATCTCGGCGGGAAACTTATCATTCATCATTCTCCGGAATATACTGTAATGACCAATTCTCCTGTTTTTGATGAACAATTAGCTTTAAATAATTACTGGAAGGGAATTCCGGGAACCGTAATGCTTCCGGGAACCAACCGTGCTGCAGACCGATTTGTGCGAGCCTCTTATTATATCAATGCAATTCCGCAAACTGCAGATCCGAGAACAGCGGTAGCAAGTGTTTTCAGCGTGATCAGAAACTGCTCTGTACCTTACGGAATTACTACAGAAAACGAACCTAATATTTCTTCTACAAGATGGCGTTCCGTTTCCGATCAGAAAAACCTGGTATATTATTTCGAAACGGTTTTTACTCCCAATACGTTTTGGGTAAACCTTAAAGAATTTGATTTAACCGAAAAAGGGAAAGTAATGAAGTTAGATTTAAGCAATTTTCAAACCTACAACGGAAAAGCAAATTCGAATTTCAAAGAATCTACACCATTTAAGTTTTTAGGATTGAATTAA
- a CDS encoding porin — protein MTFFSIKKSLLLCFMLFCCNAIAQIPDSIQTETKEDNVKYPILQIKGLFQARYLVGMSKDVDVNGLHHSDESGVSNNFMVKYMRVQVRAQISKRTEVVALANLADFKNDPKGRVLENAYLKYTFNPKLAFTVGQFRPWFGIEETYPIDIIKSLDWSNQYTEFGKLGWTSFQIGLSATGQLQLGQIPFQYAVSVVNGNGKNQVNDNDNGKQYSTRLVFGLAKKYNLNLGLNGGIGEVLSKKVYAVGIDLSSLVQFDTKWSLDMQLEAKQATNHPLYFAADPETRPSNPDAYLIRGAYFLPNLRYEINHRNLSAFELSCRYEYLDTNFRLNSNPRQTITPMFGLEFLKNYGARIQLGMQFDRYKYQIENTSQYNNNLFIIQVQSRF, from the coding sequence ATGACTTTTTTTTCAATAAAAAAGAGTCTGTTGCTTTGCTTTATGCTATTTTGCTGTAATGCAATCGCACAGATTCCGGATTCTATACAAACCGAAACGAAAGAAGATAATGTGAAATATCCCATTCTCCAGATCAAAGGTCTTTTTCAGGCAAGATATCTCGTCGGAATGTCTAAAGATGTTGATGTCAACGGTCTTCATCATTCCGATGAATCCGGAGTCAGCAATAATTTCATGGTAAAATATATGAGGGTTCAAGTTCGTGCACAAATCAGCAAACGTACAGAGGTTGTTGCCCTCGCCAATTTAGCCGATTTTAAAAACGACCCGAAAGGCAGGGTTCTTGAAAATGCTTATTTAAAATACACCTTCAATCCTAAATTAGCTTTTACTGTGGGACAATTCAGGCCCTGGTTCGGAATTGAAGAGACCTATCCTATTGATATTATCAAATCTTTGGACTGGTCAAATCAGTACACCGAATTCGGAAAATTGGGCTGGACAAGCTTCCAGATCGGACTTTCTGCAACCGGGCAGTTACAATTAGGACAAATCCCATTTCAATATGCAGTTTCTGTAGTTAATGGAAATGGGAAAAACCAAGTCAATGACAATGATAACGGAAAACAATATTCAACGCGGTTGGTTTTTGGTTTAGCTAAAAAATACAATTTAAATCTTGGTTTAAACGGTGGTATTGGTGAGGTTTTAAGTAAAAAAGTCTATGCCGTAGGAATTGATTTGAGTTCACTTGTTCAGTTTGATACTAAATGGAGTTTAGATATGCAGCTTGAAGCCAAACAGGCAACCAATCATCCTTTATATTTTGCGGCAGATCCTGAAACAAGACCATCAAATCCCGATGCCTACCTGATTCGTGGAGCCTATTTTCTTCCGAATTTACGGTATGAAATCAACCATAGAAATCTGAGTGCTTTCGAATTATCTTGTCGTTATGAATATTTAGACACTAATTTCCGGCTAAATTCCAATCCGAGACAGACCATCACACCAATGTTCGGCTTAGAATTCTTGAAAAATTACGGGGCGAGAATACAGCTTGGAATGCAGTTCGATCGCTACAAATATCAGATAGAAAACACCTCTCAATACAACAATAATCTATTCATTATACAGGTACAAAGTAGATTTTAA
- a CDS encoding anion permease — MKEINIKAVAITFAIALIIWFIPAPEGVAENAWHLFAIFAATILGIILKAAPMGTMCMMAIGFTALTQVVAPGDAGKSITKALSGFGDKVIWLIGISFFIARGFIKTGLGNRIAFLFIRIFGRSSLGLAYGLGLADVCLAPAIPSNTARGGGIIYPIMKSMAISFDSVPDKPETHRKLGSYLTLNSYYMNLISSSMFLTGTASNPMCQKFAAGFGIDITWMSWAAAGFVPGLVAFFVVPLVLYKLYPPELKKTGDAPKMAAQKLKEMGPISKNEWLMLLAFFILLVLWIFGGTLSIDATTTAFIGLTLLLLTSVLTWEDVKSEKGAWDTIVWFAVLVMMASSLNELGFIGWFSDLIKAKIGHMTWTVAFPVIILVYFFSHYIFASATAHVAAMYAALLGVGVAVGIPPMLLAMMLGFLGSIYGVLTHYGHGPAPVFFGSGYVDLKAWWLRGLEIGIVLLVIYMVVGGLWMKVLGYY, encoded by the coding sequence ATGAAAGAAATCAATATTAAAGCTGTCGCAATTACATTTGCCATCGCTCTTATCATATGGTTTATTCCTGCTCCGGAAGGTGTTGCAGAAAACGCATGGCATTTATTCGCCATCTTTGCCGCCACTATTTTAGGAATCATTTTAAAAGCTGCTCCCATGGGAACCATGTGTATGATGGCTATTGGATTTACCGCCTTAACGCAGGTTGTAGCTCCGGGAGACGCAGGAAAATCAATTACAAAAGCACTTTCAGGGTTTGGAGATAAGGTAATCTGGCTGATCGGAATTTCATTTTTTATCGCAAGAGGATTTATCAAAACAGGTCTGGGTAACAGAATAGCTTTCCTGTTCATCAGAATTTTTGGAAGAAGTTCATTAGGATTAGCCTACGGATTAGGTTTGGCAGACGTATGTTTAGCTCCTGCTATTCCTAGTAATACAGCAAGAGGAGGCGGAATTATTTATCCGATCATGAAGTCGATGGCCATCAGCTTTGATTCTGTACCTGATAAACCCGAAACGCATAGAAAACTGGGATCATATCTAACATTAAACAGTTATTATATGAACCTCATCTCCTCATCTATGTTTCTGACAGGAACAGCAAGTAACCCAATGTGCCAAAAATTTGCCGCAGGCTTCGGAATAGATATTACATGGATGTCCTGGGCTGCAGCAGGTTTCGTCCCAGGATTGGTAGCTTTCTTTGTAGTACCGTTAGTATTATACAAATTATATCCGCCTGAACTGAAGAAGACAGGGGATGCTCCCAAAATGGCAGCTCAGAAATTAAAAGAAATGGGGCCAATTTCCAAAAATGAGTGGCTCATGTTATTAGCATTCTTCATTTTACTGGTACTTTGGATCTTTGGCGGAACATTATCAATTGATGCAACCACAACGGCTTTCATAGGTTTAACATTACTTTTATTAACTTCTGTTCTCACCTGGGAAGATGTAAAATCCGAAAAAGGAGCCTGGGACACGATTGTTTGGTTTGCCGTTCTAGTAATGATGGCAAGTTCACTGAATGAGCTCGGATTTATAGGCTGGTTCAGTGATTTAATTAAAGCCAAAATCGGTCATATGACCTGGACTGTGGCTTTCCCCGTTATTATTCTCGTTTATTTTTTCAGTCATTATATTTTTGCCAGTGCTACAGCCCATGTTGCAGCAATGTATGCCGCTTTACTGGGAGTTGGCGTTGCCGTAGGAATTCCACCGATGCTATTGGCCATGATGCTCGGGTTTTTAGGTTCTATCTATGGAGTATTGACTCATTATGGACACGGTCCCGCTCCTGTATTTTTCGGAAGCGGATATGTTGACCTGAAAGCCTGGTGGCTTCGAGGTCTAGAAATAGGGATTGTTTTACTCGTTATCTACATGGTAGTGGGTGGACTTTGGATGAAAGTGTTAGGCTATTATTAA
- a CDS encoding succinate dehydrogenase cytochrome b subunit — MLSTLSRKMWMCFTGLFLSFFLLIHFLGNLQLFLPQQQAHLQFNAYSHFLSGNIVIKIVSYILYLSIILHALDGLIITLKNKKSGGSYQSDHRGRASKWYSRNMGILGTLILIFLVIHFQNFWYVYKFGNPPLDENGNKDLYILVVTVFKEWWYVVIYIISMIALCYHLIHGIHSAVRTLGLFHPKFVKWFKTVGIAYSVIISTGFALMPIYVFFTYR; from the coding sequence ATGCTATCAACATTGTCAAGAAAAATGTGGATGTGTTTTACAGGTCTTTTTCTGAGTTTCTTTCTGTTGATTCATTTTTTAGGAAATCTTCAGCTTTTTTTACCACAGCAGCAGGCTCACCTTCAGTTTAATGCCTATTCACATTTTCTATCAGGAAATATTGTGATTAAAATAGTCTCCTATATTCTGTATTTAAGTATAATTCTCCATGCCTTAGATGGGTTAATTATTACTTTGAAAAACAAAAAATCAGGAGGAAGTTATCAGTCCGATCATCGTGGAAGAGCCAGTAAATGGTATTCGAGAAATATGGGAATCTTAGGAACGTTAATTTTAATTTTCCTTGTCATTCATTTCCAGAATTTCTGGTATGTCTACAAGTTCGGGAATCCCCCATTGGATGAAAACGGGAACAAAGATCTTTATATTTTGGTGGTAACTGTCTTTAAAGAATGGTGGTATGTGGTTATTTACATCATTTCAATGATTGCTTTATGCTATCATTTAATTCACGGGATTCACAGTGCAGTCCGGACCTTGGGCTTATTTCACCCGAAATTTGTAAAATGGTTTAAAACTGTTGGAATAGCTTATTCTGTCATTATCAGCACCGGATTTGCTTTGATGCCGATTTATGTATTCTTCACTTACCGTTAA
- a CDS encoding fumarate reductase/succinate dehydrogenase flavoprotein subunit gives MILNSKIPEGPLEKKWDNYKKTAKLVNPANRKKLDIIVVGTGLAGSSIAASLGEMGYNVKSFCFQDSPRRAHSVAAQGGVNAAKNYKNDGDSVYRMFVDTLKGGDFRAREANVYRMAECSLNLIDQAVAQGVPFGREYGGYLNNRSFGGVQVSRTFYARGQTGQQLLLGAYQALMRQVGKKSVQLFSRHEMLDLVTIDGKARGIIVRNLDTGEIERHSAHAVVLATGGYGKIYYLSTLAMGCNGSAIWRAHKRGALMASPSWIQVHPTSLPQSGDYQSKLTLMSESLRNDGRIWVPLKENETRNPNDIPEEERDYYLERRYPAFGNLAPRDISSRAAKERIDAGFGIGPLKNAVYLDFSKAIKEQGKEKIKEKYGNLFDMYLKITGYDAYKEPMMISPSAHFSMGGLWVDYELMTTIPGLFALGEANFADHGANRLGANSLLQASVDGYFIAPYTIANYLSNEIHTGKISTDDTEFEKAENHVKQQIESFININGTKTVDFFHKTLGKLLYDYCGLARNEQGLKFAIEEIRKLKQEFYKDVKVSGKGNSMNTELEKAGRVADYFEIGELMCYDALTRNESCGAHFREEYQTPDGEALRNDAEFQFISAWNWTGENNEPELIKEPLIFEEIQPTVRSYK, from the coding sequence ATGATTTTAAATTCAAAAATACCGGAAGGCCCTCTAGAAAAAAAATGGGACAACTATAAAAAAACGGCCAAACTCGTTAATCCGGCCAACCGAAAAAAACTTGATATAATTGTTGTCGGCACCGGATTAGCCGGAAGTTCAATTGCCGCATCATTGGGAGAAATGGGATATAATGTAAAATCCTTCTGTTTCCAGGATAGCCCGAGAAGAGCGCATTCTGTAGCCGCTCAAGGTGGTGTAAATGCTGCCAAAAATTATAAAAACGATGGTGACAGTGTGTACCGAATGTTTGTAGACACTTTAAAAGGCGGAGATTTCAGAGCCCGTGAAGCCAATGTATACCGAATGGCAGAATGCTCCTTAAACCTCATCGACCAGGCAGTTGCACAAGGCGTTCCTTTTGGCAGAGAATACGGAGGCTATCTGAATAACCGTTCTTTCGGAGGTGTCCAGGTAAGCCGGACTTTCTATGCGAGAGGGCAAACCGGACAACAATTGCTTTTAGGAGCTTATCAGGCATTGATGCGACAAGTAGGTAAAAAAAGTGTTCAGTTATTTTCAAGACATGAAATGCTGGATTTAGTTACGATAGATGGAAAAGCAAGAGGAATTATCGTCAGAAATTTAGATACAGGGGAAATTGAAAGACATTCTGCACATGCTGTTGTTTTGGCAACGGGTGGTTATGGTAAAATCTACTATTTATCGACTTTAGCGATGGGTTGTAATGGTTCTGCCATATGGAGAGCCCATAAAAGAGGAGCTTTAATGGCTTCTCCCAGCTGGATCCAGGTGCATCCTACTTCCCTGCCGCAATCCGGAGACTATCAGTCAAAACTAACGTTGATGTCCGAATCTCTACGGAATGATGGCAGAATCTGGGTTCCGTTAAAAGAAAATGAAACCCGAAATCCCAATGATATTCCTGAAGAGGAAAGAGATTATTATCTGGAAAGACGATATCCTGCTTTTGGAAATTTGGCGCCAAGAGATATTTCCTCAAGAGCTGCCAAAGAAAGAATTGATGCAGGTTTCGGAATCGGTCCCTTGAAAAATGCAGTATATCTTGATTTTTCTAAAGCTATTAAAGAACAGGGAAAAGAAAAAATTAAGGAAAAATATGGTAATTTATTTGATATGTATCTTAAAATTACCGGATATGATGCCTATAAAGAACCCATGATGATTTCGCCTTCCGCACACTTTTCGATGGGCGGACTTTGGGTAGATTATGAATTGATGACCACTATTCCCGGCCTATTTGCTTTAGGTGAAGCTAATTTTGCAGACCACGGAGCGAACCGACTGGGTGCAAATTCCCTGCTTCAGGCATCTGTTGACGGATATTTTATTGCGCCTTATACCATTGCCAATTATTTATCCAATGAAATCCATACCGGAAAAATTTCTACAGATGATACTGAATTTGAAAAAGCGGAAAATCATGTGAAACAGCAAATCGAAAGTTTTATCAATATCAACGGAACAAAAACAGTTGATTTTTTCCATAAGACACTCGGGAAACTACTTTATGATTATTGTGGTTTAGCCCGAAATGAGCAAGGATTAAAGTTTGCTATTGAAGAGATCCGAAAACTGAAGCAGGAATTTTATAAAGATGTAAAAGTTTCAGGGAAGGGAAATTCAATGAATACCGAACTAGAAAAAGCAGGCCGCGTTGCGGATTATTTTGAAATTGGTGAATTGATGTGTTATGATGCTTTAACCCGTAATGAATCCTGTGGAGCACATTTCCGTGAAGAATACCAAACACCGGATGGAGAAGCTTTGAGAAATGATGCCGAGTTTCAATTTATCTCTGCATGGAACTGGACGGGTGAAAATAATGAACCAGAACTCATTAAAGAACCTTTAATTTTTGAAGAAATACAGCCAACAGTGAGAAGTTATAAATAA
- a CDS encoding succinate dehydrogenase/fumarate reductase iron-sulfur subunit, with protein sequence MDLHLKIWRQEDHQSKGKLVNYDLTGLNPHMSFLEMLDTLNEKLIIEGEEPVEFDHDCREGICGQCGMMINGLAHGPLEHTTTCQLHLRSFQDGETIVIEPFRAAAFPVKKDLKVDRSAFDRIIYSGGFVSINTGQAPDATAIAVTHQTAEEAFDSAACIGCGACVATCKNGSAALFTSAKITHMVLLPQGKEERSERVLNMVKQMDSEHFGHCSNTEACEVECPQGISVLNIARMNYEYSRALFFNKK encoded by the coding sequence ATGGATTTACATCTGAAAATATGGAGACAGGAAGACCATCAAAGCAAAGGAAAACTGGTAAATTATGATTTGACAGGTTTAAATCCTCATATGTCTTTCCTTGAAATGCTGGATACGCTGAATGAAAAACTCATCATTGAAGGTGAAGAACCCGTAGAATTTGATCACGACTGTCGTGAAGGAATCTGCGGACAATGCGGAATGATGATTAACGGATTGGCTCATGGACCTTTAGAACACACCACAACATGCCAGCTTCATTTGCGTTCTTTTCAGGATGGAGAAACTATTGTAATTGAACCTTTCCGGGCAGCAGCTTTTCCTGTAAAAAAAGATTTAAAAGTTGACCGTTCTGCTTTTGACAGGATTATTTATTCAGGCGGTTTTGTTTCAATAAACACCGGACAAGCTCCCGACGCAACAGCAATTGCGGTTACTCATCAAACTGCTGAAGAAGCTTTTGATTCGGCGGCGTGTATTGGTTGTGGTGCTTGTGTTGCGACTTGCAAAAACGGAAGCGCCGCTTTATTTACCTCAGCAAAAATTACCCATATGGTACTTTTGCCACAAGGCAAAGAAGAACGAAGCGAGCGCGTTCTCAATATGGTAAAACAAATGGACTCTGAACATTTCGGCCACTGTTCCAATACTGAAGCCTGCGAAGTGGAGTGTCCACAGGGAATTTCCGTGCTGAATATTGCAAGAATGAATTATGAATATAGCAGAGCCTTGTTTTTCAATAAAAAATAA